In one Acidimicrobiales bacterium genomic region, the following are encoded:
- a CDS encoding ribonuclease J has translation MAEPVRIAFLGGLGEIGRNCAVFEQGGRLLVLDCGVLFPDPETLGVDLVLPDFSYLREHAARLEGVVLTHGHEDHIGGLSFLLRDVDVPVFGSALSLGLARLRLEEARLAGDARLVEVRDGERRRIGPFDLEFIPVTHSVPHGFAVALRTPQGVILHSGDFKLDLTPVDGRRTDLARIGALADGEGIRLLLSDSTNAEEPGFTRSERSVGESLREIFAAHRGARIVVACFASHLHRIQQLVDAAVATGRRVAPLGRSMVRNLALGRELGLLSLPEAAVVDVAEVEALAPGEVCVLSTGSQGEPMSALALLAAGESRHLAIREGDVVVLSSHAIPGNEWAVAKVMDGLARRGAEVVHSGIAHVHESGHARRGELATLLAIARPQAFIPVHGEYRHLLAHARLAVEMGVDATEVLVCEDGDAVVLRDGALERDGRVPAGHVYVDGILGDVSQGVLLDRRVLAEEGVVVAVLVVDPRSGELVSGPEVITRGWVHPEEAEALLDEARAAVHKAIAEVVAGGAWDLESLRRVTRRAVGRLVNERTRRRPMIVPVVLEA, from the coding sequence TTGGCTGAGCCGGTCCGCATCGCCTTCCTCGGCGGCCTCGGCGAGATCGGCCGGAACTGCGCGGTCTTCGAGCAGGGGGGCCGCCTCCTCGTCCTCGACTGCGGTGTCCTCTTCCCCGACCCCGAGACCCTCGGCGTGGACCTCGTCCTCCCCGACTTCTCCTACCTGCGCGAGCACGCCGCGCGCCTCGAGGGGGTCGTCCTCACCCACGGCCACGAGGACCACATCGGGGGGCTGAGCTTCCTGCTGCGCGACGTCGACGTCCCCGTCTTCGGCTCGGCGCTCAGCCTCGGCCTCGCCCGCCTGCGCCTCGAGGAGGCCCGGCTCGCCGGCGACGCCCGCCTCGTCGAGGTGCGCGACGGCGAGCGGCGCCGCATCGGGCCGTTCGACCTCGAGTTCATCCCCGTCACCCACTCGGTGCCGCACGGCTTCGCCGTCGCGCTGCGCACGCCCCAGGGCGTGATCCTGCACTCGGGGGACTTCAAGCTCGACCTCACCCCGGTCGACGGCCGGCGCACGGACCTCGCCCGCATCGGCGCGCTCGCCGACGGGGAGGGGATCCGCCTGCTCCTGTCGGACTCGACGAACGCCGAGGAGCCCGGCTTCACCCGGAGCGAGCGCAGCGTCGGCGAGAGCCTGCGGGAGATCTTCGCCGCGCACCGCGGCGCTCGGATCGTCGTCGCCTGCTTCGCCTCGCACCTGCACCGCATCCAGCAGCTCGTCGACGCCGCCGTGGCGACCGGGCGCCGGGTCGCCCCGCTCGGCCGGTCGATGGTGCGCAACCTCGCCCTCGGCCGCGAGCTCGGCCTGCTCTCGCTCCCCGAGGCCGCCGTCGTCGACGTCGCCGAGGTGGAGGCGCTCGCGCCCGGCGAGGTCTGCGTGCTCTCGACGGGGTCCCAGGGCGAGCCGATGTCGGCGCTCGCCCTGCTCGCGGCCGGCGAGAGCCGGCACCTGGCCATCCGCGAGGGCGACGTCGTCGTCCTGTCGAGCCACGCCATCCCGGGCAACGAGTGGGCGGTCGCGAAGGTGATGGACGGCCTCGCGCGCCGGGGCGCCGAGGTCGTGCACTCGGGGATCGCCCACGTGCACGAGAGCGGCCACGCCCGGCGCGGCGAGCTCGCCACCCTGCTCGCGATCGCCCGGCCGCAGGCGTTCATCCCCGTCCACGGCGAGTACCGCCACCTCCTCGCGCACGCCCGCCTCGCCGTCGAGATGGGCGTCGACGCGACCGAGGTGCTCGTCTGCGAGGACGGCGACGCCGTCGTGCTGCGCGACGGCGCGCTCGAGCGCGACGGGCGGGTGCCGGCCGGCCACGTCTACGTCGACGGGATCCTCGGGGACGTGAGCCAGGGCGTGCTCCTCGACCGGCGGGTGCTCGCCGAGGAGGGCGTCGTCGTCGCCGTGCTCGTCGTCGACCCCCGCTCCGGGGAGCTCGTGAGCGGGCCCGAGGTCATCACCCGCGGCTGGGTGCACCCCGAGGAGGCCGAGGCCCTCCTCGACGAGGCACGCGCCGCCGTGCACAAGGCGATCGCCGAGGTGGTGGCCGGCGGCGCCTGGGACCTCGAGAGCCTCCGGCGGGTCACCCGCCGCGCCGTCGGACGGCTCGTCAACGAGCGGACGCGGCGCCGGCCGATGATCGTCCCGGTCGTGCTCGAGGCCTGA
- a CDS encoding pitrilysin family protein, with protein sequence MIETSVLDCGIRLVTEQMPGVASACVGFWVGTGSRDESDAEAGISHFLEHLLFKGTPRRSAREIAEAIDAVGGDMNAYTTKEYTTFYVRTLARDLEVGLDVLCDIVWDPALRPEEVDAERQVILEEVLMHLDEPADVVQERFAEAVFPGHPLGREVLGLPEVIRSVTVEEIRAFLRTHYRPGNIVVAAAGGVDHAALAEGIERRFAGPPGGEPPKREAPGAEVRRLVVTARDTEQAHVVLGVRAPGRRAPERYALALLNHTLGGGVSSRLFQRIREERGLAYSVSSERAAFADAGALAVSVGTSPEHAHEVVELVLRELDDLARDGVEAAELELAKGHLKADTLLSLEDSGARMSRIGGSLLLHDEVPELDEVLARIDAVRLDEVRELAAAVLGGTRCLAVVGPFAEEDFAGLVGEGA encoded by the coding sequence GTGATCGAGACCTCCGTCCTCGACTGCGGCATCCGGCTCGTCACCGAGCAGATGCCCGGCGTCGCCTCGGCCTGCGTCGGCTTCTGGGTCGGCACCGGCTCGCGCGACGAGAGCGACGCCGAGGCCGGCATCTCGCACTTCCTCGAGCACCTGCTCTTCAAGGGGACGCCGCGCCGCTCGGCGCGCGAGATCGCCGAGGCGATCGACGCCGTGGGCGGGGACATGAACGCCTACACGACGAAGGAGTACACGACCTTCTACGTCCGCACGCTGGCGCGCGACCTCGAGGTCGGCCTCGACGTGCTCTGCGACATCGTGTGGGACCCGGCCCTGCGCCCGGAGGAGGTGGACGCCGAGCGGCAGGTGATCCTCGAGGAGGTGCTCATGCACCTCGACGAGCCCGCGGACGTGGTCCAGGAGCGCTTCGCCGAGGCCGTCTTCCCCGGCCACCCGCTCGGGCGCGAGGTGCTCGGCCTGCCCGAGGTGATCCGCTCCGTCACCGTCGAGGAGATCCGCGCCTTCCTGCGCACCCACTACCGGCCGGGCAACATCGTCGTCGCCGCGGCGGGCGGCGTGGACCACGCCGCGCTCGCCGAGGGGATCGAGCGGCGCTTCGCCGGGCCGCCGGGCGGCGAGCCTCCCAAGCGCGAGGCGCCGGGCGCCGAGGTGCGGCGCCTCGTCGTCACGGCGCGCGACACCGAGCAGGCGCACGTCGTCCTCGGCGTGCGCGCGCCGGGGCGGCGTGCGCCGGAGCGCTACGCGCTGGCGCTGCTCAACCACACCCTGGGCGGGGGGGTCTCCTCTCGGCTGTTCCAGCGGATCCGGGAGGAGCGCGGCCTCGCCTACTCGGTATCCTCCGAGCGGGCCGCCTTCGCGGACGCCGGCGCGCTCGCCGTCTCGGTCGGGACCTCGCCCGAGCACGCGCACGAGGTCGTCGAGCTCGTCCTTCGCGAGCTCGACGACCTGGCGCGCGACGGCGTCGAGGCGGCCGAGCTCGAGCTCGCCAAGGGGCACCTCAAGGCCGACACCCTGCTCTCGCTCGAGGACTCCGGGGCGCGCATGTCGCGCATCGGCGGCAGCCTCCTCCTGCACGACGAGGTCCCCGAGCTCGACGAGGTCCTCGCGCGCATCGACGCCGTGCGCCTCGACGAGGTCCGCGAGCTCGCCGCGGCCGTGCTCGGCGGGACCCGCTGCCTCGCGGTCGTCGGGCCCTTCGCCGAGGAGGACTTCGCCGGGCTCGTGGGGGAGGGCGCCTAG
- a CDS encoding SufS family cysteine desulfurase, translating into MGASPATKPAPLDVASLRRDFPLLSRERARRLVYLDSAASSQRPRCVLEAMDAYYQTTHANVHRGVYGIAEEATRRYEAARVKAGRFINAPHPEREVVFTKNVTEAINLVAYAWGRRNLRRGDAIVLSEIEHHANFVPWLMVAEERGVELRFLRLGPDYRLDYADLERLVDGARLVALTAASNVLGTLTDLAPVVAAARAAGALVLADGAQLAPHRHVDVQALGVDFFGFTAHKMLGPTGIGVLWGREELLEAMPPFLGGGEMIRDVRLDGFSPNELPWKFEAGTPPIAEAIGLEAAIDYLSAVGLERVDAHEAALTAYLLERLGEHPEVRIFGPGPDPSRRLGVVSFAFGDVHPHDVAQVLDEHGVCVRAGHHCAKPLMRHLGVAATTRASLYLYNDTDDVDALVEALASVRALFA; encoded by the coding sequence ATGGGCGCGAGCCCGGCCACGAAGCCGGCGCCGCTCGACGTCGCGAGCCTGCGGCGGGACTTCCCCCTCCTGAGCCGCGAGCGCGCCCGCCGCCTCGTCTACCTCGACTCGGCCGCCTCCTCGCAGCGGCCCCGCTGCGTGCTCGAGGCGATGGACGCCTACTACCAGACGACGCACGCCAACGTCCACCGTGGCGTCTACGGCATCGCCGAGGAGGCGACGCGCCGCTACGAGGCGGCGCGGGTGAAGGCGGGCCGCTTCATCAACGCGCCGCACCCAGAGCGCGAGGTCGTCTTCACGAAGAACGTCACGGAGGCGATCAACCTCGTCGCCTACGCCTGGGGCCGGCGCAACCTCCGGCGCGGCGACGCCATCGTGCTGAGCGAGATCGAGCACCACGCCAACTTCGTCCCCTGGCTCATGGTCGCCGAGGAGCGCGGCGTCGAGCTCCGCTTCCTGCGCCTCGGCCCCGACTACCGCCTCGACTACGCCGACCTCGAGCGCCTCGTCGACGGCGCCCGCCTCGTGGCGCTCACGGCCGCCTCGAACGTGCTCGGGACGCTCACCGACCTCGCCCCCGTCGTCGCCGCGGCTCGCGCCGCGGGCGCCCTCGTCCTCGCCGACGGGGCGCAGCTCGCCCCGCACCGGCACGTCGACGTGCAGGCGCTCGGGGTCGACTTCTTCGGCTTCACGGCCCACAAGATGCTCGGTCCGACCGGCATCGGCGTCCTGTGGGGGCGCGAGGAGCTGCTCGAGGCGATGCCCCCCTTCCTCGGCGGCGGCGAGATGATCCGGGACGTGCGCCTCGACGGCTTCTCGCCGAACGAGCTGCCCTGGAAGTTCGAGGCGGGCACCCCCCCGATCGCCGAGGCGATCGGGCTCGAGGCGGCGATCGACTACCTCTCGGCCGTCGGTCTCGAGCGCGTCGACGCCCACGAGGCCGCCCTCACCGCCTACCTCCTCGAGCGGCTCGGCGAGCACCCCGAGGTGCGGATCTTCGGCCCCGGGCCCGACCCGTCCCGGCGCCTCGGCGTCGTCTCGTTCGCCTTCGGCGACGTCCACCCCCACGACGTCGCCCAGGTCCTCGACGAGCACGGCGTGTGCGTGCGCGCCGGGCACCACTGCGCGAAGCCGCTCATGCGACACCTCGGCGTCGCGGCGACGACGCGCGCCTCCCTCTACCTCTACAACGACACCGACGACGTCGACGCGCTCGTCGAGGCGCTCGCCTCGGTGCGGGCGCTGTTCGCCTAG
- the dapB gene encoding 4-hydroxy-tetrahydrodipicolinate reductase: MATRVGVVGAAGRMGLTACWAVAEAADLELVAAVAPSKAGQPLRALGGPDVDLEAAANLDALAAAGAQVAVEFTVASAAPANLLWCAQAGIHAVSGTTGLAEAEVARLGEAFRASRANCVLAPNFAISAALLLRFAELAAPYFEGVEVVELHHERKRDAPSGTAIETARRIAAAREASPAGPLPVPPAGEEVLASARGALGPGGVRIHALRLPGAVAHEEVRFGGPGEALTIRQDSFDRRSFVPGILLAVRRVASTPGLTLGIGPLLGW, from the coding sequence GTGGCGACGCGCGTCGGCGTCGTCGGGGCGGCGGGGCGGATGGGGCTCACCGCCTGCTGGGCCGTCGCCGAGGCAGCCGACCTCGAGCTCGTCGCGGCCGTCGCCCCCTCCAAGGCGGGCCAGCCGCTGCGCGCGCTCGGTGGCCCCGACGTCGACCTCGAGGCCGCCGCGAACCTCGACGCCCTCGCCGCCGCCGGGGCGCAGGTCGCCGTCGAGTTCACGGTCGCGTCGGCCGCGCCCGCGAACCTCCTGTGGTGCGCGCAGGCCGGCATCCACGCCGTGTCGGGGACGACGGGGCTCGCCGAGGCCGAGGTCGCCCGCCTCGGCGAGGCCTTCCGCGCCAGCCGGGCGAACTGCGTGCTCGCCCCGAACTTCGCGATCTCCGCCGCCCTCCTCCTGCGCTTCGCCGAGCTCGCCGCGCCCTACTTCGAGGGCGTCGAGGTGGTCGAGCTCCACCACGAGCGGAAGCGCGACGCTCCCTCGGGAACGGCGATCGAGACGGCGCGCCGCATCGCGGCCGCCCGGGAGGCCTCGCCGGCCGGGCCGCTCCCGGTGCCGCCGGCGGGCGAGGAGGTGCTCGCCTCGGCGCGCGGCGCCCTCGGACCGGGCGGGGTGCGCATCCACGCCCTGCGCCTGCCCGGGGCGGTCGCGCACGAGGAGGTCCGCTTCGGCGGCCCGGGCGAGGCGCTCACGATCCGCCAGGACTCCTTCGACCGGCGCTCGTTCGTGCCCGGGATCCTGCTCGCCGTGCGGCGAGTGGCGTCGACGCCCGGCCTCACCCTCGGCATCGGCCCCCTCCTCGGCTGGTGA
- a CDS encoding MBL fold metallo-hydrolase — MSLHYEDAQVAIHRFVVGPLDNNVLVVRCKATGEALLVDAANEHGRLLEVCRALGVRAVVETHGHWDHIQAVPQLRDAGYEVAVAAADAARLPSYDLVLEDDAVLAVGRLRLRTIATPGHTPGSMCFALEGSPVLLTGDTLFPGGPGATAGPEADFGQIIESIDRRLFARFGPETIVMPGHGEDTTIGRERPHLEEWVARGW, encoded by the coding sequence GTGTCCCTCCACTACGAGGACGCCCAGGTCGCCATCCACCGCTTCGTCGTCGGGCCGCTCGACAACAACGTGCTCGTCGTGCGGTGCAAGGCGACGGGCGAGGCGCTCCTCGTCGACGCGGCGAACGAGCACGGCCGCCTCCTCGAGGTGTGCCGCGCGCTCGGGGTGCGCGCCGTCGTCGAGACCCACGGCCACTGGGACCACATCCAGGCCGTGCCGCAGCTTCGCGACGCGGGCTACGAGGTCGCGGTGGCCGCCGCGGACGCTGCCCGGCTCCCCTCCTACGACCTCGTGCTCGAGGACGACGCGGTGCTCGCCGTCGGCCGCCTCCGCCTGCGCACGATCGCCACGCCCGGCCACACGCCCGGCTCGATGTGCTTCGCGCTCGAGGGCTCGCCGGTCCTGCTCACGGGCGACACGCTCTTCCCCGGGGGTCCGGGCGCCACCGCGGGCCCCGAGGCGGACTTCGGCCAGATCATCGAGTCGATCGACCGCCGCCTGTTCGCTCGCTTCGGGCCCGAGACGATCGTCATGCCCGGGCACGGCGAGGACACGACGATCGGCCGCGAGCGGCCGCACCTCGAGGAGTGGGTTGCCCGCGGCTGGTGA
- a CDS encoding DNA translocase FtsK, whose protein sequence is MAGAKAASATRSRAPARTRPARPAGPSSHRARRRRSDRAAALRRLGAFVARQPDEVWGWSFLVLGVLGVLGLYLDLLGPAGRALRAGGAAALGWGADVVPPGLAAGGVSLVTGRARRGAPGVLASLAVLAGAACGLADLGGGLPRASAPARVLGGAGGVLGSGIGGGLHALVGSAGAAVVLAALAVAAACALCSVRLRSVLGALGRAAVAAIRSARRAWGASPGAAPRPPADPAGEAPVPLVDWALEEAAGTQAAPDGDGAGASDRPEALEEAGTTSEPAAAHPAPAADGAPAATEQLGLGVVPPPSPWRLPPARLLRRSREQGTDAREVEERGRVLERALAAHGVETRLTGFTVGPTVTRFELELGAGVKVARVTSLAKDIAYAMASPDVRILAPIPGRSAIGVEVPNRTRQLVTLGDVLASSEARHARHPLEVALGRDISGRAVFVNLAEMPHLLIAGATGAGKSSCINSLVTSILMRATPEQVRLILVDPKRVELGQYNGLPHLLTPVVVNPKRAANALAWAVAEMERRYDLLAEAGMRDITGYNAALARGDFAEGPFDAPTDASAERGASRLAPLPYVLVVVDELNDLMMVAARDVEESICRIAQMARAVGIHLVIATQRPSVDVITGVIKANVPSRLAFSVSSLADSRVILDQPGAERLVGRGDLLLLTASSSVPRRIQGPWVSEEEVRAVVGHWRRQAAPCYVDGVVGDDAEGAPGAVGAGEDDDELLAQAMELVVRSQLGSTSMLQRKLRVGFARAGRLMDLLERRGVVGPSEGSKARAVLMTPEELDQLPR, encoded by the coding sequence GTGGCTGGTGCGAAAGCAGCGTCCGCAACGAGGAGCCGGGCACCGGCCCGCACGCGCCCGGCGCGGCCGGCGGGGCCGTCGAGCCACCGGGCGCGCCGGCGGCGGAGCGACCGCGCCGCCGCCCTCCGCCGCCTCGGCGCCTTCGTCGCCCGCCAGCCCGACGAGGTCTGGGGCTGGTCGTTCCTCGTCCTCGGGGTCCTCGGCGTCCTCGGCCTCTACCTCGACCTGCTCGGGCCGGCCGGACGGGCGCTTCGTGCCGGCGGCGCGGCCGCGCTCGGCTGGGGGGCCGACGTCGTGCCGCCGGGCCTCGCGGCCGGCGGCGTCTCCCTCGTCACCGGGCGTGCCCGGCGAGGCGCTCCCGGCGTCCTCGCGTCCCTCGCCGTGCTCGCCGGCGCGGCCTGCGGCCTCGCCGACCTCGGCGGCGGCCTGCCTCGCGCCTCGGCGCCGGCGCGCGTGCTCGGCGGCGCCGGGGGCGTCCTGGGGAGCGGGATCGGCGGCGGGCTGCACGCGCTCGTGGGCAGCGCGGGCGCCGCGGTCGTCCTCGCGGCGCTCGCCGTCGCGGCCGCCTGCGCGCTGTGCTCGGTCCGGCTGCGCAGCGTGCTCGGGGCGCTCGGGCGGGCCGCCGTCGCGGCGATCCGGTCGGCGCGGCGCGCGTGGGGCGCGTCGCCCGGCGCGGCGCCCCGTCCCCCGGCCGATCCGGCCGGCGAGGCGCCGGTCCCGCTCGTCGACTGGGCGCTCGAGGAGGCGGCCGGCACCCAGGCTGCGCCGGACGGCGACGGCGCCGGCGCGAGCGACCGACCCGAGGCCCTCGAGGAGGCGGGCACCACCTCCGAGCCGGCGGCTGCGCACCCGGCGCCTGCCGCGGACGGCGCGCCGGCGGCAACCGAGCAGCTCGGCCTCGGCGTCGTGCCGCCCCCGAGCCCGTGGCGGCTGCCGCCGGCGAGGCTGCTGCGCCGCAGCAGAGAGCAGGGAACCGACGCGCGCGAGGTCGAGGAGCGCGGCCGGGTGCTCGAGCGCGCCCTCGCCGCCCACGGCGTGGAGACCCGGCTCACCGGGTTCACCGTCGGGCCGACGGTGACGCGCTTCGAGCTCGAGCTCGGCGCGGGCGTCAAGGTGGCGCGCGTCACGAGTCTGGCGAAGGACATCGCCTACGCGATGGCGTCGCCCGACGTCCGGATCCTCGCTCCCATCCCCGGGCGCTCGGCGATCGGCGTCGAGGTGCCGAACCGGACGCGCCAGCTCGTCACGCTCGGCGACGTGCTCGCCTCGAGCGAGGCGCGCCACGCCCGGCACCCGCTCGAGGTCGCCCTCGGGCGCGACATTTCCGGACGCGCCGTGTTCGTGAACCTCGCCGAGATGCCCCACCTCCTCATCGCCGGCGCCACGGGCGCGGGCAAGTCCTCCTGCATCAACTCGCTCGTCACCTCGATCCTCATGCGCGCGACGCCCGAGCAGGTCCGCCTCATCCTCGTCGACCCCAAGCGCGTCGAGCTCGGCCAGTACAACGGGCTGCCGCACCTGCTCACGCCGGTCGTCGTGAACCCCAAGCGCGCGGCGAACGCGCTGGCGTGGGCCGTCGCCGAGATGGAGCGCCGCTACGACCTGCTCGCCGAGGCGGGCATGCGCGACATCACCGGCTACAACGCCGCGCTGGCGCGAGGCGACTTCGCCGAGGGCCCCTTCGACGCGCCCACGGACGCGAGCGCCGAGCGCGGCGCCTCGCGCCTCGCGCCCCTGCCGTACGTGCTCGTCGTCGTCGACGAGCTGAACGACCTCATGATGGTGGCAGCCCGCGACGTCGAGGAGTCGATCTGCCGCATCGCCCAGATGGCGCGCGCCGTCGGCATCCACCTCGTCATCGCCACCCAGCGGCCCTCGGTCGACGTCATCACCGGCGTGATCAAGGCGAACGTGCCCTCCCGCCTGGCCTTCTCGGTCTCCTCGCTCGCCGACTCGCGCGTCATCCTCGACCAGCCGGGCGCGGAGCGCCTCGTGGGCCGCGGCGACCTGCTCCTGCTGACCGCCTCCTCGAGCGTGCCCCGGCGGATCCAGGGTCCGTGGGTGTCCGAGGAGGAGGTGCGGGCCGTCGTCGGGCACTGGCGCCGACAGGCCGCCCCCTGCTACGTGGACGGCGTCGTCGGCGACGACGCGGAGGGCGCGCCGGGGGCGGTGGGCGCGGGCGAGGACGACGACGAGCTGCTGGCGCAGGCCATGGAGCTCGTGGTCCGCTCGCAGCTAGGCTCCACCTCCATGCTGCAGCGCAAGCTCCGGGTGGGCTTCGCACGGGCGGGACGGCTGATGGACCTCCTCGAGCGCCGCGGCGTCGTCGGTCCCTCGGAGGGCTCGAAGGCTCGTGCCGTCCTCATGACGCCCGAAGAGCTCGACCAGCTCCCGCGCTGA
- the dapA gene encoding 4-hydroxy-tetrahydrodipicolinate synthase, with product MSPAAPRFGAVVTAMATPFREDGSLDLEGAVRLARHLVEHGSDALVVTGSTGEVSTLADGERIELWRAVAAAVPVPVLAGSTSNDTAHSIELTREAQAAGAAGILAVCPYYNRPSQAGLEVHFRAVAEATSLPVVLYDIPVRTGRKIAGATILRLAREVPNVVALKDAAGDPAATARVLAGAPAGFECYSGDDAMTLPLLAIGAVGLIGVATHWCGRECGEAIARFRAGDLDGALEVWRALLDSFAFESSEDAPNPVPLKAMLRVLGLPAGPCRAPLGPTPSGLEDEAKDVLARLDAWRRERGVG from the coding sequence ATGTCGCCCGCCGCACCCCGCTTCGGCGCCGTCGTCACCGCGATGGCGACGCCGTTTCGCGAGGACGGCTCCCTCGACCTCGAGGGGGCGGTGCGCCTGGCCCGCCACCTCGTCGAGCACGGCAGCGACGCGCTCGTCGTCACCGGCTCGACCGGCGAGGTCTCCACCCTCGCGGACGGCGAGCGCATCGAGCTGTGGCGCGCGGTGGCGGCCGCGGTGCCCGTCCCGGTGCTCGCCGGGTCGACCTCGAACGACACAGCGCACTCGATCGAGCTCACCCGGGAGGCGCAGGCCGCCGGCGCGGCCGGCATCCTCGCCGTCTGCCCCTACTACAACCGGCCGTCCCAGGCCGGCCTCGAGGTGCACTTCCGCGCCGTCGCCGAGGCGACGAGCCTGCCCGTCGTCCTCTACGACATCCCCGTGCGCACGGGGCGCAAGATCGCGGGCGCGACCATCCTCCGGCTGGCGCGCGAGGTCCCGAACGTCGTCGCTCTCAAGGACGCGGCCGGGGACCCTGCGGCGACCGCCCGCGTGCTCGCCGGCGCCCCGGCCGGCTTCGAGTGCTACTCGGGCGACGACGCGATGACGCTGCCGCTCCTCGCCATCGGCGCGGTCGGCCTGATCGGCGTGGCCACGCACTGGTGCGGGCGGGAGTGCGGCGAGGCGATCGCGCGCTTTCGCGCCGGCGACCTCGACGGCGCGCTCGAGGTGTGGCGCGCCCTGCTCGACAGCTTCGCCTTCGAGTCGAGCGAGGACGCACCGAACCCGGTGCCGCTCAAGGCGATGCTGCGCGTCCTCGGGCTCCCCGCCGGTCCCTGCCGCGCCCCGCTCGGCCCCACGCCGAGCGGCCTCGAGGACGAGGCGAAGGACGTGCTCGCCCGCCTCGACGCCTGGCGCAGGGAGCGGGGCGTTGGCTGA
- a CDS encoding SUF system NifU family Fe-S cluster assembly protein, with product MTGLEDLYREIILDHYRSPRNRGELPSPPARRVEGFNPLCGDEVVVFLDVADGTVRDLRIAGQGCSISQSSASMMSVAVKGKRVEEARRLVRSFKAMMSIHEAAIGGEQEGAEEPAAIDPDELGELAALQGVVKFPVRIKCATLSWNTLAQGLDEAEAEERSEASGRR from the coding sequence ATGACAGGCCTCGAAGACCTCTACCGCGAGATCATCCTCGACCACTACCGCTCCCCACGGAACCGGGGCGAGCTGCCCAGCCCGCCGGCACGCCGGGTCGAGGGATTCAACCCCCTCTGCGGCGACGAGGTCGTCGTCTTCCTCGACGTCGCCGACGGCACCGTCCGGGACCTGCGCATCGCCGGCCAGGGCTGCTCCATCAGCCAGTCGTCTGCCTCGATGATGTCGGTGGCCGTGAAGGGAAAGCGCGTCGAGGAGGCGCGCCGGCTCGTGCGGTCGTTCAAGGCGATGATGTCGATCCACGAGGCGGCGATCGGCGGCGAGCAGGAGGGCGCCGAGGAGCCGGCGGCGATCGACCCCGACGAGCTCGGCGAGCTCGCCGCGCTCCAGGGCGTCGTCAAGTTCCCGGTGCGCATCAAGTGCGCCACGCTGTCGTGGAACACGCTCGCGCAGGGCCTCGACGAGGCCGAGGCCGAGGAGCGGTCCGAGGCGAGCGGACGTCGCTAG
- the sufC gene encoding Fe-S cluster assembly ATPase SufC, with product MGGRADVTGADRGDAAPLLSVEGLHASAEGVEILRGVDLAVGRGELHAIMGPNGSGKSTLANVLLGNPAYTVTAGRVRFNGDDVTYLAPDARAKLGMFLAFQYPEEIPGVPIPQFLRQAVAARRASEVSVLEIRVHLREWLERLGMDPAFAERQLNAGFSGGEKKRNEILQMALLEPELAILDETDSGLDVDGLRAVARGVEEVRRARPHLGVLVVTHYRRILDELEPDAVHVLAGGRIVASGGRELAARLEAEGYEAFR from the coding sequence GTGGGCGGCAGAGCCGACGTGACCGGCGCGGACCGAGGCGACGCGGCGCCACTGCTCTCGGTGGAGGGGCTCCACGCGAGCGCGGAGGGCGTCGAGATCCTGCGCGGCGTCGACCTCGCCGTCGGGCGCGGCGAGCTGCACGCCATCATGGGGCCGAACGGCTCGGGCAAGTCGACGCTCGCCAACGTCCTCCTCGGCAACCCCGCGTACACCGTCACCGCCGGGCGGGTGCGCTTCAACGGCGACGACGTCACCTACCTCGCCCCCGACGCGCGGGCCAAGCTCGGGATGTTCCTCGCCTTCCAGTACCCCGAGGAGATCCCGGGGGTGCCGATCCCCCAGTTCCTCCGCCAGGCGGTCGCGGCCCGGCGCGCGAGCGAGGTCTCCGTCCTCGAGATCCGGGTGCACCTGCGCGAGTGGCTCGAGCGCCTCGGGATGGACCCCGCCTTCGCCGAGCGCCAGCTGAACGCCGGCTTCTCCGGCGGGGAGAAGAAGCGCAACGAGATCCTCCAGATGGCGCTGCTCGAACCGGAGCTCGCCATCCTCGACGAGACCGACTCGGGCCTCGACGTCGACGGACTGCGGGCCGTCGCGCGCGGCGTCGAGGAGGTGCGCCGGGCCCGGCCCCACCTCGGCGTCCTCGTCGTCACCCACTACCGGCGCATCCTCGACGAGCTCGAGCCGGACGCCGTGCACGTGCTCGCGGGCGGCCGCATCGTGGCGAGCGGCGGGCGCGAGCTCGCGGCGCGCCTCGAGGCCGAGGGCTACGAGGCGTTCCGCTGA